Part of the Nocardia farcinica genome, GGGGCCGCGGCATTCACACACCGCCGACCCATCGATCCCGGCACAGGCCGCAAACCGGACATCGGAAATCGCAACCGAACAGCAACCTTTCCGGCCCGAAAAGACCCCCGACCGGGCGGTAACAGAACATGCGTTCGGGACGACAGATCAGTCAGCAGTACCCCGCAGGATCAGGTTCAACGGCGAACCGAGGGAATCGACGACGCTTCCCGAACACATCCGCCGCGCCGTACTGCCCAACCACACACCGGCACCCTGCTAGCCTCCGAACTGAAACACGTTTCAATTCTGCAGAGGTTGCCATGACACAGAAGATTCGCGACACCATCGAGCGCTACGTCGAACTCGTCGGCTCGGGCCCCACCCAGGGCATCGTCGACCTCTACACCGAGGACGCCACGGTGGAGGACCCGATCGGAACGCCGCTCCGGCGCGGGCACGAGGCGATCCGGGAGTTCTACTCGGTGTTCGAGTCCCTCGACCGCTCGACGGAGCTGCGAACCGACACCGTCCGCATCGCGGGCAATCACGCCGCGTTCATGTTCGACGTCGTCACCGTCCACGGTGACCAGCGCTTCACGGTCACCCCGATCGACGTGATGGAGTTCGACGAGGACGGCAGGATCGTCCGCATGCGCGCGTACTGGAACCCCGAACAGGACATGCGGGCCGAGCCCGCCTGACACCCCGCGACGCCGCGCGCCCCTCGGGTCGCGCGGCGTCGCGCGTCCGGATCCGGTCCGTCCCGGAGCCGGTCAGCGGGTCTCGAGCAGGGCGTCGGCCAGGCTGTGGACCACCTCGAAGCCCGGTTCGGGCGCGTGGGCCAGCCGCCGCGAGATGTCCAGCAGCCGGGTCACGCACGGCGGCCCCGTCACCACGCGCACGCGGATGTCGGCGTCCTCGGCCAGCGCCCGCGCCTCGAACAGGGCATGCAGGCCCGCGACACCGAAGAACGCCACCCGCGACAGGTCGATCACCAGACCGGGCACGCCGGGGCGTAGCGCGGTCAGCAGCTGGGCGCGGAACTCGTCGGCGGAGAAGTGGTCGACCTCCCCCGCCACCGCACACAGCGTCACCGCATCACTCGGCGTGGTCACCGACACCCGCACGCGGGGAGTAGCTGCCATCGACATGAGGATCCCGTGGCCGTGGCGCCGGGACGAACCGGCGCGGCTGAACGCTTCGGGCACCGCGCCCGCAGCCGGGCCGACCCCGGCCGGCCCGCGCACGGAGTACCCGATCGAGCGACGAGTTACACCTCGAAATTCGTTCGGTCCCAGCGATATTCACCGGGACCGAACGGTAGGGCACGCGCCGGGCTCAGGCCGACTTGTCGCGCCGCTCGGGGCGCTGCGGCTTGCGGGGCACGATGGTGGGCAGCACGTTGTCGTTGACGGTGTCGGCCGTCACGACCACCCGGGCGACGTCGTCGCGGCTGGGGATGTCGTACATCACCGGCAGCAGGACCTCTTCCATGATGGCGCGCAGGCCGCGGGCACCGGTGCCTCGCAGGATGGCCTGATCGGCGATCGCCTCGAGCGCGTCCTGGGTGAACTCCAGTTCCACGCCGTCCATCTCGAAGAGTCGGATGTACTGCTTGACCAGCGCGTTCTTCGGTTCGGACAGGATCTTGACCAGCGATTCCTTGTCCAGGTTGGTCACCGAGGCGACGACCGGCAGGCGGCCGATGAACTCGGGGATCAGGCCGAACTTGATCAGATCCTCGGGCATCACGTCGGCGAAGTGATCGGTGGTGTCGATCTCGGCCTTGGACCGCACCTCGGCACCGAAGCCGATACCGCGGTGGCCGGTGCGATCGGAGATGATCTTCTCCAGACCGGCGAACGCGCCCGCCACGATGAACAGCACGTTCGTGGTGTCGATCTGGATGAACTCCTGGTGCGGATGCTTGCGCCCGCCCTGCGGCGGCACGCTGGCCTGGGTGCCCTCCAGGATCTTCAGCAGCGCCTGCTGCACGCCCTCGCCGGAGACGTCGCGGGTGATCGACGGGTTCTCGCTCTTGCGGGCGATCTTGTCGACCTCGTCGATGTAGATGATGCCGGTCTCGGCGCGCTTGACGTCGTAGTCGGCGGCCTGGATCAGCTTGAGCAGGATGTTCTCCACGTCCTCGCCCACGTAGCCCGCCTCGGTGAGCGCGGTCGCGTCGGCGATGGCGAACGGCACGTTCAGCATCTTCGCCAGCGTCTGCGCGAGGTAGGTCTTGCCGCAGCCGGTGGGCCCGAGCATGAGGATGTTGGACTTGGTCAGCTCCACCGTCTCGCCCCGGCTGTCGCGACCTTTGTCGCCGGCCTGGATGCGCTTGTAGTGGTTGTAGACCGCGACCGCCAGCGTGCGCTTGGCGGCGTCCTGGCCGATCACGTAGTTCTCCAGGAACTCACGGATCTCGGCGGGCTTGGGCAGCTCGTCGAGCTTGACCTCGCTCGATTCGGCGAGCTCCTCCTCGATGATCTCGTTGCACAGATCGATGCACTCGTCGCAGATGTACACGCCTGGTCCCGCAATGAGCTTCTTGACCTGCTTCTGGCTCTTTCCGCAGAACGAGCACTTCAGCAGATCGCCGCCGTCTCCGATGCGCGCCATCTCGTGGGTCCCTACTTCCTTGTCCGCGTGCAACCGTCCGTCCGGGCCGCCCGGCCATCCGCCCGGCTCGGGTGTATCACAACACCACGAAGCTGTTCCGGCGGGGGCGAGCATGCCGTCGACCCAGAGCAAAGGTCCCTAGGTCGACCGTACCCGGTGTGCGCGACGGAGGTCGACAACTCGAGCATGTTTCTCGCCGGGGTTGTGCGAGTTCTCACGGCGGCGGCGATATTCCACCGTTCGCAGCCGTTTCCGGCACCGGCCGGGCGGCACGCCACACGGCGTGTCGCCCGGCCGGATGCGCGGCGACGGCGAGCCCGGCTCACTTCTGTGCGCTGAGCTTGCGGTAGTCGAACACCGTATCGATGATGCCGTATTCCTTGGCGTCCTCGGCGGTGAGGATCTTGTCCCGGTCGGTGTCCTTGCGGATGGTGTCGGGATCCTTGCCGGTGTGGCGGGCCAGCGTGGTCTCCATCAGCCTGCGCATGCGCTCGATCTCGGCGGCCTGGATCTCGAGGTCGGAGACCTGACCCTGGATGCCGCCCTCGAGGGAGGGCTGGTGGATCAGCACGCGGGCGTTGGGCAGGCAGGCGCGCTTGCCCGGGGTGCCCGCCGCGAGCAGCACCGCCGCGGCCGAGGCGGCCTGGCCGAGGCAGACGGTGGCGACGTCGGCGCGCACGTACTGCATGGTGTCGTAGATCGCCATCAGCGAGGTGAACGAGCCGCCGGGCGAGTTGATGTACATGGTGATGTCGCGGTCGGGATCCAGCGACTCGAGCACCAGCAGCTGGGCCATGATGTCGTTGGCCGAGGCGTCGTCCACCTGCACGCCGAGGAAGATGATGCGCTCCTCGAACAGCTTGTTGTACGGGTTGGACTCCTTGACACCGAAGCTGGAGTGCTCGATGAACGAAGGCAGGATGTAGCGCGCCTGCGGCGAGGACGGCGCGATGCCGGACAGCCCGGCGCGGGGGTCGATCAGAGCCATTTCGTCTCCAAAGTCTGTGTGTTCAATCGACGGCTGTGAGGGGCGGTCCGGCCGCCGCCTACCCGCCTATGCCGTTGGCCTGGTTCGCGTGGCTGATCACGTGATCGATGAAGCCGTACTCCAGCGCCTCCTGCGCGGTGAACCAGCGGTCGCGGTCGGCGTCGGCGGTGACCTGCTCGACCGACTTGCCGGTGTGCAGCGCCTGCAGCTCGTTGAGTTCCCGCTTGGTGTGGGCGAACTGCTCGGCCATGATCGCGATGTCGGCCGCGGAGCCGCCGATGCCCGCCGAGGGCTGGTGCATCATGATGCGCGCGTGCGGCAGGGCGTAGCGCTTGCCCTTGGTGCCCGCGGTGAGCAGGAACTGGCCCATCGACGCCGCCAGACCCATGCCGACCGTGCGGATGTCGCACTCGGCGAACTGCATGGTGTCGTAGATGGCCATGCCCGCGGTCACCGAGCCGCCCGGGGAGTTGATGTAGAGCGAGATGTCGCGGGTCGGGTCCTCGGCCGAGAGCAGCAGAATCTGCGCGCACAGCTTGTTGGCGATGTCGTCGTCGACCTGGGTGCCGAGGAAGATGATGCGCTCACGCAGCAGGCGCTCGTACACCGAATCACTGAGGTTGAGACCAGCAGTCGCGGATGTCATGACCCCTGCCTGGTTCTTTGTCACGGATACCTGCCTTCTCTTCTCACCGGCTCGTGCAGCCGTCCGGCACAGCCATCACTGGTTCGTCGTCACACACATTAACGAAGCGGGGCGGCACCGAACTCCCGGTACCGCCCCTCTTCGCTCACAGCGGAACGTGGCGCGTCATCGCGCGCCACCTTCGGTCATTCCGAATCGGCCGCGGCCTTCTCGGCGTCGCCGGCCTGCGCGGCGTCGGCCTGCTCCGGCTCGGCGGCGGGCTCGCCGAACATCTCGGCGGTGTCGACGGTGTTGCCCTCGGAGTCGGTGACCTTCACCTTGCCGACCACCCCGGCCAGCGCCTTGCCGCGGCGCACGTCGGCGAAGACGGCACCCAGCTGGCCTGCCTGCTGCACCTGCTGGATGAACTGCTCGGGGGCCATGCCGTAGCGCTGGGCCTGGAACAGGATGCGCTCGGTCAGCTCCTCCTGGCCCACCTGGGTGCCCTCGGCCTCGGCGATGGCATCCAGCAGCAGCTGGGTCTTCACCGACTTCTCGGCCGCCTCCTTGGTGTCCTTGTCGAACTCCTCGCGGCTCGAGCCCTGCGCCTCGAGTGCCTCGGCCAGCTTGGCCTCGTCGTGGTCGAAGCCGTGCACCGCGTCGTGCAGCACGGCGTCGATCTCGGCCTGCACGACCTTCTCCGGCAGCGGCACCTCGGTCTTCTCCAGCAGCGCCTCGAGCACCTTGTCGCGGATCTCGCCGGCCTGCTGCACCTTCTTCACCCGCTCCACGCGGCTGCGCAGGTCGGCCTTCAGCTCCTCGAGGGTGTCGAATTCCGAAGCCAGCTGGGCGAATTCGTCGTCGGCCTCGGGCAGCTCGCGCTCCTTGACCGACTGCACGGTGACGGTGATGACGGCTTCCTTGCCCGCGTGCTCACCGGCGACCAGCGTCGAGGTGAACTCCTTGGACTCACCGGCGGACAGGCCGATCAGCGCCTCGTCCAGGCCCTCGATCAGCTGCCCCGAGCCGACCTCGTGGGACAGGCCGGTGGTGGACGCCTCGGGCACCTCCTGGCCGTCGACGGTCGCGGACAGGTCGATGGAGACGAAATCGCCTTCCTGCACCGGGCGCTCCACGCCGGTGAGGGTGCCGAAGCGCTGGCGCAGCGAGTTCAGCTGCTCCTCGATGTCCTCGTCACCGATGGTGAAGGCGTCGACGGTGACCTCGAGGTCGGCGTAGTCGGGCAGCGCGATCTCGGGCCGCACGTCGACCTCGGCGCTGAAGGCGAACTCCTGGCCGTCCTCGATCTTGGTGATCTCGATGTCGGGCTGGCCGATGACCTTGACTTCCGAGGTGGTCACGGCCTCGCTGTAGCGCGCGGGCAGCACGTCGTTGACGACCTGCTCGAGGATCGCGCCGCGGCCGAGGCGGGCTTCGAGGAGCTTGGCGGGGGCCTTGCCCGGGCGGAAGCCCGGGATACGAACCTGCTTGGCCAGGGCCTTGTAGGCGCGATCGAAGTCCGGCTTCAGTTCCTCGAAGGGCACCTCGACGTTGATCCGGACCCGGGTCGGGCTCAGCTGCTCGACGGTGCTCTTCACGGACATGCTCCTTGGTTCGTTGTTCGTTCGGGGTTCCAGGCGCGACTCCCGGCCGGGGTGCGCGTGACGCATCCCGACCAGGGTAGTTGACCGGGGGCGGCGGGCTGCAATCGCCCGCCACCCGGTGCCCTCCGGCGCGCGCGGGTCACTGTCCGACGCGCACCGCGTCGGTGACGAAGACCAGTGTCTCGTTCGGCGCGACGCCGTTGCCGCCCGCGCCGTAGCCCAGATCCGGCGGGATGATCAGCAGCCTGCGCGCACCCTCCTGCACGCCGACCAGGCCCTGGTCCCAACCGGGGATGACCTGGCCCGCCCCCAGGGTGAGCTGGAAGGGCTTGCCGCGATCGAAGGAGCTGTCCAGCTTCTGCTTGTCCGACCAGGTGACCAGGGAGTAGTTCATGGTCAACTCCTGGCCCGCGGCCGCGCCGGGGCCGCTGCCCTCGACCAGGTCCTCGACGATCAGCCGGGTGGGCGGATCGCAGTCGCCGGGGATGGTGATGGTGGGGTTGTCGCCGAAGCCGCCGGTGACGCCGATGTCGGCGGCGGTGCATTCGCGGCCGTGCTTCGGCTGGGCCGCGTTCGGCTGGGTCGTGTTCGGCTGGGTCGCGGTCTGCGTGCTCGCGGCGGGCGCGGTGGTGGCGGAGGTCGCGGCGGCGCTGTCGTCGTCGGAGCCGCACGCGGTGAGGGCGCAGGCGGCCACGGTGACGGCGCCGATCCCGATGATCCTGGCGAGAGTCTGCATGCGGCGGACCCTAGACCACCGCCGCCCGCGGTGCCCGCCCGAGGTGTCCGCGCCCGAAAACGGGTACTGCCTCCCTGACACCGGCCGTCACCGGTTACGGGAGGAGTCCACGAATGACCCAGATGGCCAGCGCCGGGGGCGACACCTCGGCCGACAACGTCGGCGCGCACGGCGGACGGACCGTCGCGCCGGTGCCCTACGAGCTCACCGAGGCCGCCGGGCCGCTGGACCGCGCGGAACTCGCCGCGCTGGACGCCTGGTGGCGCGCGGCCAACTACCTGTCGGTCGGCCAGATCTACCTGATGGCCAACCCGTTGCTCACCGAGCCGCTGCGGCCCGAGCACATCAAACCGCGGCTGCTCGGGCACTTCGGCACGGTGCCCGGACTGAATCTGGTGTGGACGCACGCCAATCGGGTGATCCGGCAGCGCGGGCTGGACGCGGTCTTCGTGGCCGGGCCCGGTCACGGCGGGCCGGGCCCGAACGCCTGCGCGTGGTTGGAGGGCACCTACTCCGAGCTGTACAGCCACATCCCGCGCGACGGCGAGGGGATGGCCGCGCTGTTCGCCCAGTTCTCCTTCCCCGGCGGCGTGCCGAGCCACTGCGCCCCGGAGACGCCGGGCTCCTTCCACGAGGGCGGCGAACTCGGGTATTCGCTGCTGCACGCCTATGGTGCGGCGCTGGACAATCCCGACCTGACGGTGTTCTGCGTGATCGGCGACGGCGAGGCCGAAACCGGCCCGCTGGCGACGAGCTGGCACGGCAACAAGTTCCTCAACCCCGGTCGCGACGGCGCGGTGCTGCCGATCCTGGCGCTCAACGAGTACAAGATCGCCAACCCGACGCTGTTCGCCCGCATCCCGGAACCGGAGCTGATCAACCTGCTCGAAGGCTACGGCCACGAGCCGATCGTGGTGGCCGGCGACGATCCGGGCGTGGTGCATCAGCGGCTGGCCGCGGCGATGGACACCTGCATGAACCGGATCGCGCAGATCCAGCGGGCCGCCCGCGGCGGGGCCGACGGCAGCCGCCCGGCCTGGCCGATGATCGTGCTGCGCACGCCGAAGGGCTGGACCTGTCCCCCGGTGGTCGACGGCGACCGGGTCGAGGGGACCTTCCGCGCCCACCAGGTGCCCCTGCCCGCGGCCCGCACCGACGACGGCCACCGCGCCGTCCTCGAGCAGTGGCTGCGCTCCTACCGTCCCGAGGAGCTGTTCGACGATCGGGGCAGGCCGGTGCCCGAACTGCTCGCCCTGGCGCCCGAGGGCGACCACCGGATGAGCGCGAACCCGGTCGCCAACGGCGGGGCGCTGGTGCGCGACCTGCGGCTGCCCGACTGGCGCGAGTTCGGTGTCGAGGTGAAGACGCCCGGTGGCAGCACGCACGAGGCCACCCGGGTGCTCGGCGGCTGGCTGCGCGAGGTGACCCGGCTCAACCCGCACAACTTCCTGACCTTCGCCCCCGACGAACTGGCCAGCAACCGCCTGCAGGACATCCTCGAGGTGACCGGGCGCGATTGGCAGGCCGAGGTCGGCGAGTACGACGTGGCGCTGGACCGGTCCGGCCGGGTGATCGAGGTGCTCTCCGAGCACATCTGCCAGGGCCTGCTGGAGGGCTACCTGCTCACCGGCAGGCACGGGGTGTTCACCTGCTACGAGGCGTTCATCCACATCGTCGACGCCATGTTCAACCAGCATGCGAAGTGGCTCGACGCCAGCGCCGCGGTGCCGTGGCGGCGGCCGCTGGCGAGCCTGAACTACCTGCTCTCCTCGCACGTGTGGCGCCAGGACCACAACGGCTTCACCCACCAGGACCCGGGCTTCCTGGACGTGGTGCTCAACAAGAAGCCCGAGATCGTGCGCGTCTATCTGCCGCCGGACGCCAACACCCTGCTCTCCACCTACGACCACTGCCTGCGCTCGCGCCACTACGTGAACGTGGTGGTGGCGGGCAAGCAGCCGCAGGAGGACTGGTTGTCGGTGGAGCAGGCGGCCGTGCACTGCGCGCGCGGTCTCGGCATCTGGGAATGGGCCTGCCACAACGACGATCCGGGCACCACCCCGGATGTGGTGCTGGCCTGCGCGGGCGACGTGCCGACGCTGGAGACGCTGGCGGCGGCCGCCATCCTGCGGGATCGCCTGCCGCGGTTGCGGGTTCGGGTGATCAACGTGGTGGATCTGATGCGGTTGCTGCCCGCCGAGGAGCATCCGCACGGGCTGCCGGACCGGGAGTTCGACACGCTGTTCACCACCGCGAGCCCGATCATCTTCGCCTTCCACGGCTATCCGTGGCTGATCCACCGGCTCACCTACCGCCGCACCAACCACGACGGCCTGCATGTGCGCGGGTACAAGGAGGAGGGCACCACCACAACGCCTTTCGACATGGTGATGCTCAACGATCTGGACCGCTACCACCTGGTCATGGACGTCATCGACCGGGTGCCCGGGCTGCGCGAGACGGCGGCCGGGCTGCGGCAGGAGATGGTCGACGCGCGCTGGCGGGCCCGGGCCTGGACGCGCGAGCACGGCGCCGACATCCCCGTGGTCGCCGACTGGACCTGGCCCGAGCCGAGCCGCTGAACCGCACCGCCGAACCAGGCGCAGAATGGCGAACGCAAAACTGCGTTATCGAACCGATGCACAACAGCGGTGTCCTCACCGCCCCCTCGGCCATTACGCTCGACGTGTCCGAGCGAGCCTCGGATCCCTGAGGCGGTACCGGTAACGCCCAAGCCGGCCGCTTCGCTGTACGAGGCGGTGAGACCGCGCCAGCGGCCCTCACCGCCTCGCCACATTTCCGGCCCCTCACGAGGACGAATGCCGCCGGAAGAACCCCGAGGAAGAACGCCGGGAAAGAACGCCGCGTCCGGCGAGAATACGCGAGCCTGCCGCCCGATCCAGGCGGAATCGAAAGATGGTCGGGGTGACAGGATTTGAACCTGCGACCCTCCGCTCCCAAAGCGGATGCGCTACCAAGCTGCGCTACACCCCGTGGCCTCGCGGTGGCCGCGGCCGCCGACGAGGATGAAACGTTCGTGGAGCGGGCGACGGGAATCGAACCCGCACCATCAGCTTGGAAGGCTGAGGTTCTACCATTGAACTACGCCCGCGAGCATACGACACCGATGGGATCGCCACGATGTCGTGTGCGCACCGACTGTACCGAATGCCGATCGGCTTGCGCCAATCGCCCCTGCCCCGGCGCGCGACCGCTGGAACAGGTGTCAATCCGCGCGCCGCTGCCGCGCCCGCGCGCGGCACCGGGCCGGCGCGCACGCGAATCGTCGACCCGACGGGGTGAGTCAGCACATTCACGGCGTGTCCGCGGCGACTCTCCAGCGAATGCGTCCTCGGATGTAACGTCCGCGCCGCTGTGACGATGTCATACCGAACGTCATCCCACATCAAGGAAAACTCGTTGTAGAACGGCGTTTTTCAGGGGCGGGCGGCTTGCTAGGATCCTTTTGCCGGACGGGGGTATCTGGAAAGGGGGCGGTGAACGTGCGCCAGGCTTGGTGGACACAACCGCGTAGCAGTACTGAACGGGGTGAGACCGGCACCTGTGCGCGCACAGGGCACCTGGGTACCGACGTAACCAGCAGCCGGTGAGCGCGATGGCGACCGACATGGAACCGCCGGTGGCCGCGATGTGTCGTGCCTGGGCGCGGGCGGTCTGCTCCGAGCCGGGCTCGCACACCACGCCGCAACAGCTCGAGCCCGTCCTCATCGAGATCGTCGAACACCTGCTGCACCTGGCCAGGAGCGAACCGTTCCCCGTCCCCGCCGCGCGCCTGCTCGGCGCCCGGCTGGCCGAACCGCCGTTCGAGCGGACCAGGATGCTGGCCCAGGCCAGCCGCTGGCTGCTCGGCTTCCCCTCGGGGCGGCCGGGCTCGCTGGTCGCCACCCGCTGGCCCTTCGTGGCCAGCCAGGCGATCGACAGTTATGCGCAGGCGCTGCAGGAGCGGGCGCTGGCCCAGCAGGAGCAGAACCTGTCGGCGAAGGTGTCGCGGCGGGTACAGGAGATCGCCGCACTGCAACACCGGCTGCGGCACGAGGCCACCCACGACGCGCTCACCGATCTCGCCAACCGCACGCTGCTCCAGGACCGGGTGCGTCAGATGGCGGCCGATCCCACCAGCTGTGTCGGCCTGCTGTTGATCGACCTGGACCGGTTCAAGCAGATCAACGACTGCTACGGGCACGCCGTGGGCGACGAGGTGCTGGTGGAGCTGGCCAACCGGCTGCGCGAGGTCTGCCCGCCCGACACGGTGATCTGCCGCTACGGCGGCGACGAATTCGTGCTCGCGGTCAACCGCGACGGCGACTCGCTGGCCGAGATCGCACACCGGATCGTGGCGGCGCTGCGGGATCCGGTGTGGTCCTCCGCGGGGCCCGTGCCGGTCTCGGCCAGTGTCGGCACCGCCTTCGATCCGCCGGGGGTGCCGTGTGATTTCACCGATCTGCTGCGGCGCGCCGATCGCGCGATGTACTCGGCGAAGACGGCGGGCGGGCGGCGCTTCGTCTTCTCGGGCACCGACGAACCGGGGATCGGCGCGGCCGTCGCCGGTTGAGGGGCCGGACGATCGGCGTGTCGGAGGGCGTGGCACGCGGCTCGCCGGCCCACGGCGCCCCCGCCCCGCGCGCCGGTCAGCGCGGCTGACAGGTGGGGCACCAGAACAGATTCCGCCCGTCGAGCACCGCGTGGGCAATCGGTGAGCCGCACACCCGGCAGCCCGCGCCCGGGCGACGGTAGACGTAGGTGCGCGGACGGTCCGGTGCGTACGAGGGCTCGCCGTGATCGTGTTCCGGACGCACCACATGCATCCGGCCGGTCTCGACACCGATCGGCATGAGGTCCACGAGGTCGGCCCAGATCGCCTTCCACTCCCCGGCGTCGAGGTCGACGCCCGGGCGGTAGGGCGAAATGCCGTGCCGGAAGAGCACTTCCGCGCGGTAGACATTACCCACCCCGGCGAGTACCCGCTGGTCCATCAGCAGCGCCCCGATCGGCCTGCGCGAGCGACGGATCCGCTGCCAGGCCCGATCCGGATCGGCGTCGGCGCGCAGCGGGTCGGGGCCGAGCCGCGCGAGCAGGGCGTCGACCTCGGGCGGGGTCAGCACCTCGCAGGCGGCCGGCCCGCGCAGATCGGTGCCCTCGGTGGCGCCGACCATCCGCATCCGCACCTCGCCGACCGGCGGCCCCATCGGCACGGGCGCGTCGTAGAACTTGCCGTACAGGCCGAGGTGCACGTGGACGACCGGCCCGTGCTCGTAATGGTGGAGCAGGTGTTTGCCGTGCGCCTCACAGCGCGCGAGGACGCGCCCGTCGACCAGCGCGGCGCCCTCGGCGAAGCGGCCCTGCGGGCTGGACACCCGCACCGGCCCGCCGGCGAAGACCCGTCGATGCCGCTCGGCGAGCCGGTGCAGGGTGTGCCCTTCCGGCATGTCGTCGCGGCGGTGCTCAGTAGGCGGGCACCGCGGGGGCCACGCCGGTCTTCTCGTACTCGGCGAGGATGTCGATGCGGCGCTGGTGGCGCTCCTCGTTCGACCACGGGGTGGCCAGGAAGGCGTCGACGATGGCCAGCGCCTCCTCGGTGGAGTGCATGCGCCCGCCGATGCCGATCAGCTGCGCGTTGTTGTGTTCGCGGGCCAGCTTGGCGGTCTCCACGCTCCAGGCCAGCGCGCAGCGGGCGCCGGGCACCTTGTTGGCGGCGATCTGCTCACCGTTGCCGCTGCCGCCGAACACCAGGCCGAGGCTGCCCGGATCGGCGACGGTGCGGCGCGCGGCCTCGATGCAGAAGGCCGGGTAGTCGTCGAGGGCGTCGTACTCCAGCGCGCCGCAGTCCACGACCTCGTGGCCCGCCTGCTCCAGATGAGCCTTGACGTGATTCTTCAGTTCGAAACCGGCATGGTCGGCACCCAGGTATACGCGCATGGCAGGGATTGTGTCAGGTCGTCGGCGGCCGGTTTCGGGTGGGGATCGGGGCCGGGCGCGGACCTCGGCGCCCGGATCCGCCCGCCCGTCGTGAATAGAGTTCGACGTATGCACCCGCACGAACCGACGCCGCAGCCGCACGCCGGACCGCCCGCCGAGCCCTTCGCCCCCACCGGCGCGTGGGGCGTGCCGTCCGCACCCACCGGGTATCCGCCGTACCCGAACACCTACGGCGGCCCGCCCGTCCCGCCCGCGCAGCAGCCGCGCGGGCTCTCGCCCTGGGGCAGGCCCGCCCTGCACAGCTGGGAGATCCCGCTGCTGGTGGTCGTGGTGGTGGTCACGGCGCTGGTGTACCTGATCGCGCTGGCGTTGTTCGTCGACGCGGTCCTGTCCGGCGCCACCTTGAACGATTACCTGCTGCTGCTGGTCTTCGCGCCCGCCCTGGTCTGGGCCGGGCGCGGCATCAACTACGCGACGCAGCGGGTGAACGGGGTGAAGATGTCGCCGACCCAGTTCCCGGAGGGCTACCGGATGGTGGCCGAGGCGGCGGCGCGGTTCGGCATGACGACGGTGCCCGACGCGTACGTGGTGCTCGGCAACGGCCAGATCAACGCGTTCGCCTCCGGTCACGGGTTCCGCCGGTTCGTGGTGGTCTACAGCGATCTGTTCGAAATCGGCGGTGCGGCACGCGAACCCGACGCGCTGGCGTTCATCATCGGCCACGAGGTCGGCCACATCGCCGCGGGCCACACCTCCTACTGGCGCCAGCTGGGCATGTTCCTGGTGCCGTTCCTGCCGATCCTGGGCAACGCGCTGATCCGGGCGCAGGAGTACACCGCCGACAACCA contains:
- a CDS encoding phosphoketolase family protein, which codes for MTQMASAGGDTSADNVGAHGGRTVAPVPYELTEAAGPLDRAELAALDAWWRAANYLSVGQIYLMANPLLTEPLRPEHIKPRLLGHFGTVPGLNLVWTHANRVIRQRGLDAVFVAGPGHGGPGPNACAWLEGTYSELYSHIPRDGEGMAALFAQFSFPGGVPSHCAPETPGSFHEGGELGYSLLHAYGAALDNPDLTVFCVIGDGEAETGPLATSWHGNKFLNPGRDGAVLPILALNEYKIANPTLFARIPEPELINLLEGYGHEPIVVAGDDPGVVHQRLAAAMDTCMNRIAQIQRAARGGADGSRPAWPMIVLRTPKGWTCPPVVDGDRVEGTFRAHQVPLPAARTDDGHRAVLEQWLRSYRPEELFDDRGRPVPELLALAPEGDHRMSANPVANGGALVRDLRLPDWREFGVEVKTPGGSTHEATRVLGGWLREVTRLNPHNFLTFAPDELASNRLQDILEVTGRDWQAEVGEYDVALDRSGRVIEVLSEHICQGLLEGYLLTGRHGVFTCYEAFIHIVDAMFNQHAKWLDASAAVPWRRPLASLNYLLSSHVWRQDHNGFTHQDPGFLDVVLNKKPEIVRVYLPPDANTLLSTYDHCLRSRHYVNVVVAGKQPQEDWLSVEQAAVHCARGLGIWEWACHNDDPGTTPDVVLACAGDVPTLETLAAAAILRDRLPRLRVRVINVVDLMRLLPAEEHPHGLPDREFDTLFTTASPIIFAFHGYPWLIHRLTYRRTNHDGLHVRGYKEEGTTTTPFDMVMLNDLDRYHLVMDVIDRVPGLRETAAGLRQEMVDARWRARAWTREHGADIPVVADWTWPEPSR
- a CDS encoding GGDEF domain-containing protein, with the protein product MATDMEPPVAAMCRAWARAVCSEPGSHTTPQQLEPVLIEIVEHLLHLARSEPFPVPAARLLGARLAEPPFERTRMLAQASRWLLGFPSGRPGSLVATRWPFVASQAIDSYAQALQERALAQQEQNLSAKVSRRVQEIAALQHRLRHEATHDALTDLANRTLLQDRVRQMAADPTSCVGLLLIDLDRFKQINDCYGHAVGDEVLVELANRLREVCPPDTVICRYGGDEFVLAVNRDGDSLAEIAHRIVAALRDPVWSSAGPVPVSASVGTAFDPPGVPCDFTDLLRRADRAMYSAKTAGGRRFVFSGTDEPGIGAAVAG
- a CDS encoding Fpg/Nei family DNA glycosylase, giving the protein MPEGHTLHRLAERHRRVFAGGPVRVSSPQGRFAEGAALVDGRVLARCEAHGKHLLHHYEHGPVVHVHLGLYGKFYDAPVPMGPPVGEVRMRMVGATEGTDLRGPAACEVLTPPEVDALLARLGPDPLRADADPDRAWQRIRRSRRPIGALLMDQRVLAGVGNVYRAEVLFRHGISPYRPGVDLDAGEWKAIWADLVDLMPIGVETGRMHVVRPEHDHGEPSYAPDRPRTYVYRRPGAGCRVCGSPIAHAVLDGRNLFWCPTCQPR
- a CDS encoding ribose-5-phosphate isomerase, which codes for MRVYLGADHAGFELKNHVKAHLEQAGHEVVDCGALEYDALDDYPAFCIEAARRTVADPGSLGLVFGGSGNGEQIAANKVPGARCALAWSVETAKLAREHNNAQLIGIGGRMHSTEEALAIVDAFLATPWSNEERHQRRIDILAEYEKTGVAPAVPAY
- a CDS encoding M48 family metallopeptidase: MHPHEPTPQPHAGPPAEPFAPTGAWGVPSAPTGYPPYPNTYGGPPVPPAQQPRGLSPWGRPALHSWEIPLLVVVVVVTALVYLIALALFVDAVLSGATLNDYLLLLVFAPALVWAGRGINYATQRVNGVKMSPTQFPEGYRMVAEAAARFGMTTVPDAYVVLGNGQINAFASGHGFRRFVVVYSDLFEIGGAAREPDALAFIIGHEVGHIAAGHTSYWRQLGMFLVPFLPILGNALIRAQEYTADNHGYCHRHTGAPAAMGTLAAGKYLNTVVGFDEMADRAATEKGGFVWLVNALSSHPVLTWRMWALRDRSRHGKLFWRPSPRPGHQPPVPVPYGEVPGLPPKPVG